The following nucleotide sequence is from Bacteroidales bacterium.
CGATAATAATTCATTGCCTTTTTTTGAAAATAATATTCCTCTTCAGTCAACTGAAATAATTAATAATGCAAATATTGAAGAACCTGTTTTTATTACCCCTTCAGAAGAAGAATTAAATATTCTATCAACTAATAAAATAATTATTTCAAATGAAAATATCCTGATAAATACCCGTTATGAAATTGCAGCAAAAAAGCGTTCAGGGATTTTATCTTTTATTCCTTTCCGGAAAAATGTTACAACAGGAAAAATTGAAAAACTTAAAAGCGCTGATATTATTTTTGAAAAAACACCTGTATTAAATTCTACAAAACAAAAACATAGTTATGCAGAAAACTCTCTCCTGTCAACGGGTACATGGTATAAGCTAAAAGTTAAAGAGGAAGGTGTTTATAAAATAACATACAACGACCTTATACAGCAAGGGATTGATGTATCATCAATAAACCCTTTAAATATAAGGATTTTTGGAAATGGCGGAGGAATGCTTACTGAAGCAAACTGGGAAAGTAATTTCGATGACCTTATTGAAAATGCAATTTATGTTGAAGGTGAAAGCGATGGTGTTTTTAATGCCAATGATTATATTCTTTTTTATGGACAGGCTGCAACAAAAGTTAATTATGACACTCTTAAAAATATTTTTTACCATGTAAATAATATTTACTCTGATTACACATATTATTTTATCAATTTTAATTCACAACCCGGTAAACGAATTGCTACACAGGCTTCTGAGACAAGCACCCCCAATTACATAATTACAAAATTCAATGATTTTTATTACCACGAAAAAGATTCAATAAATATTTTAAAATCAGGAAAAGAGTGGTATGGCGAATACTTTGATGGCATTTCTGAAAAAAATATAACCTTTAAAATTCCTAATATTGATATATCTACACCGGCAATTTTAAAATTGAATATTGCTGCAAGAAATTCAAACGACACATCTATTATTGAATTTTCAACCGATAATAAAAATAAATCTTTTACCATTCAGCCTATCCCTGCAGGGTTTACAGCTGATTATGCTATAATTGGTGAAGATTCATTAAGCTTTCCGCCTAATGATGAAAATATAAATGTAAATATTAAAAACACTACAGCAGGAGCTGTAGCATGGTTAAATTTTATTGAAATTAATGCTGTACGTAATTTAATATTTTCATCACCGCAAATGTTATTCAGAAATACATCTTGTATTGGTACAGGCAAAATAACAGAATTCAAATTGGCAAATGTTTCACCTGATATAAAAATATGGGATATTACAGATCCTTTTAATATTAGCAACCAGGAATTTTCCATAAATGCTGCTACCGCTAGCTTTAGTTTAGCAACTGATTCACTTAAACAATTTATAGCTTTTGATTACACAAATTTTTATAAGTCCGAATTTATTGGCAAAGTCGAAAATCAAAATATTCACGGAAGTACCACTCCTGATATGGTAATAGTTACCAACCCGCTTTTTAAAACACAGGCGCAACGTATTGCAAATATTCATGAAACGCTTGATAATTTTAATGTTGCTATTTATACTCCTGAAGAAATATATAATGAATTCTCATCCGGCTCCCCTGATATTACCGCTATACGTAATATGATGCGAATGTTTTATGACCGTTCAGATGCAACAAATGATTATCATAAATATTTACTATTATTTGGCGATGCCTCGTATGATTACAAAGGAATATTACCCGGCAATACGAACTTTGTTCCCACTTATCAATCTCATAGCTCTTTGGTACTTGTTACATCATATTTAACTGACGATTATTATGGAGTACTTGACAGCACTGAAGGATATTATTCAAATGGCTCACTTGATATTGGAATAGGAAGGTTTCCTGTAAAAACAATAGAAGAAGCGCAAGGAGTAGTTAATAAAATTGAAGCTTATCTATCAAAAAACGATACTTATACTGAAACCAACGGGTGCAACACATACACCCAGGAAAATTCAGGCGACTGGAGAAATATTTCTTGTTTTATTGCCGATGATGAAGATAATGACTTACATATCGATCATGCAGAAACAATAGCAAAATACGTAGATACAACGTATAATAATAATAATGTTTATAAAATTTACCTTGATGCATATAAACAATTCGATAATTCCTATCCCGATGTAAACAAAGCCATAGATGAACAATTACAGAGAGGCTGCCTGCTTTTAAACTATACAGGACATGGAGGTGAAACAGGTTTGGCAGGAGAAGGAATTGTTCAAATATCTGATATTCTTAAATGGTCAAACATCAATAATATGCCAGCTTTTATAACGGCATCATGTGAGTTCAGCCGTTTCGATGACCCATCAAGAACATCGGCGGGAGAACTGGTTTTACTTAACCCTCATGGAGGAGGAATCGCTTTATTCACTACCACACGTATCGCGTTTGCATATTCAAACCTGAATTTTAATAAAAGTTTTTGTAAAAATGTTTTCTTAAAAGACAGTATTAATGGATATCCAAGATTAGGTGATATACTTTCAAAATGTAAAAATGAAAACGGATGCATCATCAATATACGGCATATTGTTTTGCTTGGCGACCCTGCGTTAAGATTATCATACCCGGAAAATACGGTAGTTACAACCCACATCAATAATCATGAAATACAAACTGTACCTGATACGCTTATTCCTTTAAAACAATATACAATTAAAGGAATCATACAGGATGCGGGCGGAAATAAATTATCTAACTTTAACGGTTTAATTTATCCTACCGTATATGATAGTAAAATCTGGAATACAACATTAGCTAATGATGCAACGAGCATTCCCTATTTATTTAACACCCAGGAAAAAATTATTTTCAAAGGGAAAACATCTGTAATAAATGGCGATTTCGAATTTTCATTTGTGGTTCCCAAAGATTTAAATATTGATTATGGTCAGGCAAGAATAAGTTACTACGCAAAAAATGAATACACTGATGCTAACGGTTATTACGAAGGTTCTGACTTTATGATTGGAGGAATAGAATCCACGACAACAAACGATGATAAAGGTCCTGATATAAAACTTTATATTAATGATACTACTTTTATTTCAGGAGGGACTACAGATGCAAACCCTATATTTATTGCGTATCTTGAAGACACTACAGGCATTCAATGCACCGGGTATGAATTGGGTCATGATATGGTTGCTACACTTGATGATTCTGTAAAATATATTTTAAATGATTACTATACTCCTGAAATGAATACTTATAAAAAGGGTATAATTAATTTTCCTTTTACTTCTTTATCTGAAGGCATACATACAATAAATTTAAAAGCCTGGGATATAGCTAATAATTCTTCCAGTACTACTATTCCTTTTATTGTTACAAAACCGGGCAATCTTTCATTCAAAAATTTATTTAACTTCCCCAATCCTTTTAATGAAAGTACTTGTTTTTATTTTGAACATAATCAGCCATGCTGCGATATAGATGTTGAAATAGAAATTTTTAACATTACCGGACTTCTTGTAAAGGAAATTAAACAAACCATTTTAACATCCGGAAATAATTTTAACACTTTATGCTGGGATGGATGTGATAATGCTGGAAATCGCTTAAACAGCGGTGTTTACCTATACAGAATAAAAGTTATTTCAGGAAATGACTCATGGCTTGAAAGCACAAACAGGCTTATTATTTTAAGGTAAACAATAAGTATAAATATTTTTCGTTACATTTGCATACTTAATTAATTTTCGATATGAAAAAAGTTTTTTTATACCCGACAATTATCTTGAACATTGGGTTATTTTTAATTTCAATTAGTGTTATTTCTCAGAATTCTTCAACTAGTAATGTTTTTCAGTATTCCAACAAAGACCTGAATACTATAACAACAGCAGTTCCTTTTTTAATGATTGCTCCTGATGCCAGAGCCGGAGCTTTAGGTGATGCCGGTGTTGCATCTACTCCTGATGCCAATTCATTGCATTGGAATCCTGCAAAATATGCTTTCATTGAAAAAAACATGGGATTCTCTGTTTCATACAGCCCATGGTTAAGAGCTTTAGTCAATGATATTAACCTGGCTTATCTTACAGGCTATAAAAAATTTGGTAAAGACCAGGCAATAGCAGCTTCTCTTTTATATTTCTCATTAGGCGACATTACATTCACTGATATTAATGGTACCAATATAGGTCAATTCAGACCCAGTGAATATGCTTTTGATGTTTGTTATGCCAGAAAATTTTCAGAAGTAATATCTGGAAGTGTAGCTCTTCGTTATATACACTCAAATCTTACTGGTGGCAATTTTGTTGGCGGAGCTGAATCACACCCGGGAAATTCAATAGCTACTGATATTTCCGCATTTTATCAAAAAGATTTGGAATTTGGAAAAACTCCTGCAAAACTTGGAGTTGGCATTAATATTTCCAATATAGGTCAAAAAATTTCTTATACTGAAACTACTGAAAGAGATTTTATTCCAATGAACTTACGAATTGGTCCATCATTAACTGTCGATATTGATGAATATAATCAAATAGCTTTTTTACTTGATATTAACAAACTACTCGTTCCAACTACTCCTGTATACGAAACGGATTCTAATGGACTTCCTGTTACTGATGCATATGGGAATAATATTATACTCGCAGGCAAAGATCCAAATGTTTCGGTTGTAAGTGGATTATTCCAGTCCTTTGGTGATGCTCCGGGAGGATTCAAAGAAGAGATCCGTGAATTCACAATTTCAACCGGTGTAGAATATTGGTACGACAAACAATTTGCTATTCGCGGTGGTCTTTTTTATGAAGATAAAACAAAAGGTAACCGTAAATATTTCACACTTGGCGCAGGTTTAAAATATAATGTTTTTGGGCTTGACTTTGCATATCTTATTCCTATTGAACAACGCAATCCGTTAGAAAACACTTTGCGATTTACATTATTATTCGATTTCGACGCGTTTAAAGAACAAAACAAAACCGAATAATGAAACCCCGCATCGGCTTTGGTTTCGATGTTCACCAATTAACTGAAAACCGCGATTTTTTTCTTGGCGGAATAAAAATTCCTCACACTAAAGGGGCATTAGGTCATTCCGATGCTGATGCGCTAATACATGCAGTTTGTGATGCCTTGCTTGGCGCTGCAAATCTTGGAGACATAGGAAAACACTTTCCCGACACTTCTGCAAAATATAAAAATATCGACAGTAAAATTCTGCTGAAAGAAGTTGTAAAATTATTAGAAGAAAAAAAATATTCTATCGGAAATATTGATATTACAGTGTGTTTACAAAAACCAAAAATTGCTCAATACATTTCTGAAATGAAAAAAACTATGGCTGATGTAATGCAAATAACTGAAGCAGATTTATCAATAAAAGCCACAACAACCGAAAAGCTTGGATTTACGGGCAGGGAAGAAGGTATTGCTGTATATGCTGTTGCTATAATTTTCTAACTTATACCGATCCGTAACAGGTCGCCGCGGCGACTACAAAAATAATTTTCCAACAAGCGTTACTATCGGCATAACTCGTTCTAATAATTTTTTCAAAATGGATAAGAACGAGTATATAACATATCTTAATAACCTTATTGCTTTTTAAAAACAGCCTAATCTTCTATAAAAAAGCATTAATCATCTATTTTATTTCAACATATCTTTTAAATAATATAAATTTGTATTTATTGCAGGTTATTGGTATTAAATGTCTAAGAATAATATTTATAAAACTCTAATTAAAGTTTTTACTCATATTATAGTATGGATTATATTATTATGGGTTCCTTTTCTATTTATGCCTATTTCCTACGATTTTGAGGCATTCCAGTTTGGACCTTTATCACCATTTTTGTCTGCTGCAATTATTTTTTACATTAACTATTTTAAACTGATTG
It contains:
- the porU gene encoding type IX secretion system sortase PorU: MNRLFLSVFILFSLSSFSQKCILPVSISWENPVDNYNSSSDNKVIYFSNAKYYDNNSLPFFENNIPLQSTEIINNANIEEPVFITPSEEELNILSTNKIIISNENILINTRYEIAAKKRSGILSFIPFRKNVTTGKIEKLKSADIIFEKTPVLNSTKQKHSYAENSLLSTGTWYKLKVKEEGVYKITYNDLIQQGIDVSSINPLNIRIFGNGGGMLTEANWESNFDDLIENAIYVEGESDGVFNANDYILFYGQAATKVNYDTLKNIFYHVNNIYSDYTYYFINFNSQPGKRIATQASETSTPNYIITKFNDFYYHEKDSINILKSGKEWYGEYFDGISEKNITFKIPNIDISTPAILKLNIAARNSNDTSIIEFSTDNKNKSFTIQPIPAGFTADYAIIGEDSLSFPPNDENINVNIKNTTAGAVAWLNFIEINAVRNLIFSSPQMLFRNTSCIGTGKITEFKLANVSPDIKIWDITDPFNISNQEFSINAATASFSLATDSLKQFIAFDYTNFYKSEFIGKVENQNIHGSTTPDMVIVTNPLFKTQAQRIANIHETLDNFNVAIYTPEEIYNEFSSGSPDITAIRNMMRMFYDRSDATNDYHKYLLLFGDASYDYKGILPGNTNFVPTYQSHSSLVLVTSYLTDDYYGVLDSTEGYYSNGSLDIGIGRFPVKTIEEAQGVVNKIEAYLSKNDTYTETNGCNTYTQENSGDWRNISCFIADDEDNDLHIDHAETIAKYVDTTYNNNNVYKIYLDAYKQFDNSYPDVNKAIDEQLQRGCLLLNYTGHGGETGLAGEGIVQISDILKWSNINNMPAFITASCEFSRFDDPSRTSAGELVLLNPHGGGIALFTTTRIAFAYSNLNFNKSFCKNVFLKDSINGYPRLGDILSKCKNENGCIINIRHIVLLGDPALRLSYPENTVVTTHINNHEIQTVPDTLIPLKQYTIKGIIQDAGGNKLSNFNGLIYPTVYDSKIWNTTLANDATSIPYLFNTQEKIIFKGKTSVINGDFEFSFVVPKDLNIDYGQARISYYAKNEYTDANGYYEGSDFMIGGIESTTTNDDKGPDIKLYINDTTFISGGTTDANPIFIAYLEDTTGIQCTGYELGHDMVATLDDSVKYILNDYYTPEMNTYKKGIINFPFTSLSEGIHTINLKAWDIANNSSSTTIPFIVTKPGNLSFKNLFNFPNPFNESTCFYFEHNQPCCDIDVEIEIFNITGLLVKEIKQTILTSGNNFNTLCWDGCDNAGNRLNSGVYLYRIKVISGNDSWLESTNRLIILR
- the porV gene encoding type IX secretion system outer membrane channel protein PorV, whose translation is MKKVFLYPTIILNIGLFLISISVISQNSSTSNVFQYSNKDLNTITTAVPFLMIAPDARAGALGDAGVASTPDANSLHWNPAKYAFIEKNMGFSVSYSPWLRALVNDINLAYLTGYKKFGKDQAIAASLLYFSLGDITFTDINGTNIGQFRPSEYAFDVCYARKFSEVISGSVALRYIHSNLTGGNFVGGAESHPGNSIATDISAFYQKDLEFGKTPAKLGVGINISNIGQKISYTETTERDFIPMNLRIGPSLTVDIDEYNQIAFLLDINKLLVPTTPVYETDSNGLPVTDAYGNNIILAGKDPNVSVVSGLFQSFGDAPGGFKEEIREFTISTGVEYWYDKQFAIRGGLFYEDKTKGNRKYFTLGAGLKYNVFGLDFAYLIPIEQRNPLENTLRFTLLFDFDAFKEQNKTE
- the ispF gene encoding 2-C-methyl-D-erythritol 2,4-cyclodiphosphate synthase, which codes for MKPRIGFGFDVHQLTENRDFFLGGIKIPHTKGALGHSDADALIHAVCDALLGAANLGDIGKHFPDTSAKYKNIDSKILLKEVVKLLEEKKYSIGNIDITVCLQKPKIAQYISEMKKTMADVMQITEADLSIKATTTEKLGFTGREEGIAVYAVAIIF